One Anaeromyxobacter diazotrophicus genomic region harbors:
- a CDS encoding 3'-5' exoribonuclease YhaM family protein, which translates to MDKIWVKDVKEGERVKSIFLVARKAVPTAKSGKAYLSVTLHDKTGELEARAFERVEELAQIFEEKDLVEVEGQVGAFQGKPQLRLEQVTKADPAQLEAAEFVWAPPPEPKKPERTGPSPEEDAAWKELVALVDAVSDENVKKLVRAFLEDDDVASRLRRAPAAKSVHHAYPGGLLEHTVSCLKLAHRLADHYPQVDRDLLVAGAFLHDLGKIRELSFERQVEYSDEGRLVGHLVMTAQWIHDKARRAGVPRDLEHHLVHLVLAHHGRLEYGSPKVPMTLEALLTHEIDELDSRVNSWLNLMGREGGNRRWTSSDNVYEQHIWRGTLPTAQVEKKGPPPELMTPVIYVPREGGPQQRPAGGGQGAQKRKRQERRPEPRPERAAAAAAPGEAAAGAEAPKEGAPAERRERPERPPRPERAHGAPGGHGGPGGGGGFRGGPGGPGGAGGPGDRKRGYTGPRLPGDKGPQARPKASPSLTHNPFAALAQKIEGAGEAHPEPQASAPAEAQPPATEPPPPSDAPATATPGVAETPAPGDVPAGENH; encoded by the coding sequence ATGGACAAGATCTGGGTCAAGGACGTCAAGGAGGGCGAGCGGGTGAAGAGCATCTTCCTCGTCGCCCGCAAGGCCGTCCCGACCGCGAAGAGCGGCAAGGCTTACCTCTCCGTCACGCTGCACGACAAGACCGGCGAGCTCGAGGCGCGCGCGTTCGAGCGCGTCGAGGAGCTGGCCCAGATCTTCGAGGAGAAGGACCTCGTCGAGGTCGAGGGTCAGGTCGGCGCCTTCCAGGGGAAGCCGCAGCTGCGCCTGGAGCAGGTGACGAAGGCCGACCCCGCCCAGCTCGAGGCGGCCGAGTTCGTCTGGGCGCCGCCGCCGGAGCCGAAGAAGCCGGAGCGCACCGGCCCGAGCCCGGAGGAGGACGCGGCGTGGAAGGAGCTCGTCGCGCTCGTCGACGCGGTGAGCGACGAGAACGTGAAGAAGCTCGTCCGCGCCTTCCTGGAGGACGACGACGTGGCCAGCCGGCTGCGCCGCGCGCCGGCCGCGAAGAGCGTGCACCACGCCTACCCGGGCGGCCTGCTCGAGCACACGGTCTCGTGCCTGAAGCTCGCCCACCGGCTGGCCGATCACTACCCGCAGGTCGACCGCGACCTGCTCGTCGCCGGCGCCTTCCTGCACGACCTCGGCAAGATCCGCGAGCTCTCCTTCGAGCGGCAGGTCGAGTACAGCGACGAGGGCCGCCTGGTCGGCCACCTCGTCATGACCGCGCAGTGGATCCACGACAAGGCGCGGCGCGCGGGCGTGCCGCGCGACCTCGAGCACCACCTCGTGCACCTCGTGCTCGCCCACCACGGCCGCCTCGAGTACGGCTCGCCGAAGGTGCCGATGACGCTCGAGGCGCTCCTCACGCACGAGATCGACGAGCTCGACAGCCGCGTGAACTCCTGGCTCAACCTCATGGGCCGCGAGGGCGGCAACCGGCGCTGGACCAGCTCCGACAACGTGTACGAGCAGCACATCTGGCGCGGGACGCTCCCCACGGCGCAGGTCGAGAAGAAGGGGCCCCCGCCGGAGCTCATGACCCCGGTCATCTACGTGCCGCGCGAGGGCGGGCCGCAGCAGCGGCCGGCCGGCGGCGGCCAGGGCGCGCAGAAACGCAAGCGCCAGGAGCGCCGGCCCGAGCCGCGCCCCGAGCGCGCCGCCGCGGCGGCCGCGCCGGGCGAGGCGGCCGCGGGCGCGGAGGCGCCGAAGGAGGGCGCTCCGGCGGAGCGCCGGGAGCGCCCCGAGCGCCCGCCGCGGCCCGAGCGCGCGCACGGCGCGCCCGGCGGCCACGGCGGCCCGGGCGGTGGCGGCGGCTTCCGCGGCGGCCCGGGCGGCCCCGGCGGCGCGGGAGGCCCCGGCGACCGCAAGCGCGGGTACACCGGGCCGCGGCTGCCGGGCGACAAGGGCCCGCAGGCGCGCCCGAAGGCGTCCCCGTCGCTCACGCACAACCCCTTCGCCGCGCTGGCGCAGAAGATCGAGGGCGCCGGCGAGGCGCACCCGGAGCCCCAGGCGTCCGCGCCCGCCGAGGCGCAGCCGCCGGCCACCGAGCCGCCGCCGCCCTCCGACGCCCCCGCCACGGCGACCCCGGGCGTCGCCGAGACCCCGGCGCCGGGCGACGTGCCGGCCGGGGAGAACCACTAG
- a CDS encoding nicotinamidase, with translation MRLDPARDALLVVDLQHDFLPGGALAVPGGDEVVAPIARLAPAFPTVVATQDFHPPGHVSFASAHPGHRPYESLARPQGAQELWPDHCVQGTRGAALHEGLPDRALTLVLRKGTRREVDSYSAFRENAGPDGRRPTTGLAAWLEARGVRRVFVCGLARDFCVRWSALDAAEAGFEACVVDDLTRAVFPERRAEVDAAFARAGVRLVAGRELER, from the coding sequence ATGCGCCTCGATCCCGCCCGCGACGCCCTGCTCGTGGTGGACCTCCAGCACGACTTCCTGCCGGGCGGCGCGCTCGCCGTCCCCGGCGGCGACGAGGTGGTGGCGCCCATCGCCCGGCTCGCCCCCGCCTTCCCGACGGTGGTGGCCACCCAGGACTTCCACCCGCCCGGGCACGTGTCGTTCGCGTCCGCGCACCCCGGCCATCGCCCGTACGAGTCGCTGGCGCGCCCGCAGGGCGCGCAGGAGCTGTGGCCGGATCACTGCGTCCAGGGCACGCGCGGGGCGGCCTTGCACGAGGGGCTGCCCGACCGCGCGCTCACGCTCGTGCTCCGCAAGGGCACCCGCCGCGAGGTGGACTCCTACAGCGCCTTCCGGGAGAACGCCGGACCGGACGGCCGCCGGCCCACCACCGGGCTCGCCGCGTGGCTCGAGGCGCGCGGGGTGCGGCGCGTCTTCGTGTGCGGGCTGGCGCGCGACTTCTGCGTGCGCTGGAGCGCGCTCGACGCCGCCGAGGCCGGCTTCGAGGCGTGCGTCGTCGACGATCTCACCCGCGCCGTCTTCCCCGAGCGCCGCGCCGAGGTGGACGCGGCGTTCGCCAGGGCCGGCGTGCGCCTCGTGGCCGGCCGCGAGCTCGAGCGCTGA